The DNA region AAAAACTAAAGAGACCAAAAGATTCACTTTCAACAAACATCTAAACAAAATCATCACAAAAAGGTTACATTTATCAAGACTGCATTAAGTTTATTGGgtgattaaaaaaaagttttgcagCAGTTCCTGCACCACACCCACAGACTAAAAAAGAATTACAGTTTGACGTGGCAGAACTGGGGGAAGGGAGGGGGGGAGGATGAAGGTTTGGGACACATGTCTGTACATCCCCCGAAAGAACGAACTAGAAGGAATGCtgaaaaccaaaaaaaaaaacttttactttaGCAGTTATAAAAAGTTATATTCTAAGCTCTTTCTATATTTTTTGGACTATTTTCAATAAAATGTACATTCTGTCAGTTCTGCAAAACATTGCCAACTCAGCAAAGTAAGTGTGAGACTCTGTGGTACTGTGCAAAATTCTTAGGCCACCATGgtattagatttgttgtttttgcaagttatagTTATCATATgcaattatttctcagtctctttattggaaaacaaccagaaaatacaggaaatgtgtatgtagtattaaaaacagtataagctgaagtgtcaagtatttaggataaactccccttccacttagCAGGAAaatgcaggatctcttaaacctaaataaaattaaatcctaatttctaattctaatcaaatgacttcaggacttcagtttCCTCAAAGAAGATATGCTTCATTCAAAGACACATCACACTTAATACTGACTGATACCTGAAGAAGACATagagttctgaaaattgttttgttttcaattttttgtacatatttcctgtattttctgtttgtatctttaaaaaagagtgaaaaataaattttgctaaaacaacaaagctggtgatggtggcctaagacttttgcacagtactgtaacaTTATAAATTATGAACAACCATTATGCCCTTCCTGTACATACATCATGTCACTGTGTAAACAcgtttaaacttttaaataaacacTGCAGAAGTTTGATTGCAAAACTTTTTATTAGCAGTTTAAGAAGGCTTTAGGACCAAGCAGAGGTAGAATTCCTCAGATTGGTGGTCACTTGATCCAGTGGGAGGTCTCTTCCAACTTCCACAGGAAAGCCAAACATCCTCATTTGAATATTCCAGCTCCAGCTTCTAGAAGTTTCTTTCCTGGAGTATATAGGCCTCTGCACGAAACAGTTCTGCAGCAAAGCAGCATCCGAGATAAGAAGAGGAACAAGCACATCCGAACGCATCTCCAAGGTAATGCTCGGGGAGAATATGCTTTTTCCACAGATGCTGAGATGCTTTCTTTGGCATACTGAAATAGCTACTGCATGCTTTTGAGTTAGCTTCAGAAATCTCTTCTTACAATTCATTTCTGCATGTTTGAGTTTTTTACTTTAGCTTATAGATAactttaactttgcatttataAAGGGAATtctgatttgttttttttttgtccatCTTACGCAGAAGAATCCAAGATGTAACTGTACAGAATATCAGTTATATTGCAGACATATGTGTTAAAAGTAGCAATGATAGGTTATTCTTTTTTCAGCTGTGTTATGCATTTCCAGATTTGTGCAATCTCATTGGCTAAAATTATGAATCTTAAattgtaaattattttgttatagaTCTTCCCTTTTTTATATCCTAAATTTAACAGGGAGTCGAAATCCTTTTTCATTGGGAGTGGCTTGATGTTTGATGTAAGCACTCAATCTGTGCTTCCTCTGGAATTCAGACAAAGCTCCACTGTGGcaattctgattggtcaaaagTTTCTCCCTAGCCAATAAGAAAAGTCTATGTGTCTTCTTTGTTTGCGTAAAGTTTCCAAGTAGCAGTACAGTTAAAgatttaaactcagaattcagctttttttttttttaaacaattaatagttatttttaataattaaggGGAGATCCGAGAAGCACAAGATAGtgtttttgcacattttttgaTCATTATCGAATGTACTatctatttaaaacaatatcTTTGTGTAGATTATCTATATGCACCTCTTGTCTTTCAGAGTGAAAATCGCAATCGTTGACAGCTATGAGAATGAAAAAATATGAAGGTATCCAAGATGATGAAAAAGCAACATGCAAAAAAAGAAACGACACAAACAGAATATGTCACTCAGTAACAATGCTGACGTACCAGCTTATGTAACCATGTTACTGATTATTATGAAACCTTTCAACGTGCCTTTCCTTTAAAGGAATCCACATTTAAGGGCTCAGACACGAGAGTTAAATGGTTAAACATACACATAAGAAGAAGTGCATTCCTGACTGATGATTCAATGCCGGTCGGTGACGTTGCCTTTGTATAACCTAGAAAACATAGCCTGAAGGCTAAATATCCTACTGCAAGTTTACCAACACAGGGTGCATACATTTCAATACTTCAGAATACAAAAAGAAACTGATATAAAactcacacaaaaaaaatgcactgtTATAAATATAGTATTGGCATTTTCATAATTTCCTATTGCTTTTCTCCTCCTTCAGACTTCCTTTGCTACCCGAACACATCGCAAGCATGTGGGTATCCAGCCTTATTGCTCTGTGCCTCGTGGCCGTAGCCGTGTCTGGTGAAGACAAGAAGCTGAGCAGCCATGCGACCTCAGTGGCAGACTCAAGCGCTAACCTCGCCTTCAACCTCTACCACAATGTCGCCAAAGAGAAGAACCTCGATAACATCCTCATCTCTCCTGTGGTGGTGGCTTCCTCTTTGGGCGTGGTTGCCATGGGCGGCAAATCTTCCACCGCCTCGCAGGTGAAGACCCTCCTGAAGGCCGACTCCCTGAAGGACGAGCACCTGCACACAGGTCTGTCCGAGCTTCTCACTGAGGTGAGCGACCCGGAGGCCCGTAACGTCACGTGGAAGATTAGCAACAGGCTGTACGGCCCCAGCTCCGTCAGCTTTGCCGACGACTTTGTCAAGAACAGCAAGAAGCACTACAACTACGAACACTCGAAGATCAACTTCCGCGACAAGAGAAGCGCCATCAGCTCCATCAATGAATGGGCCGCCAAGTCAACCGACGGCAAGCTGCCGGAAGTCACCAAAGATGTGAAAAACACAGATGGGGCTATGATCGTCAACGCCATGTTCTTCAAACGTATGTATTGTTGATTTTTACTTGAACAGTACCGAGAAAGTCTATATAAAGAAGGTTAATGATCCGTACCTGTTTCTACAGCCCACTGGGATGAGAAGTTTCACCACAAGATGGTTGACAATCGTGGTTTCCTGGTTACTCGCTCCTTCACGGTTTCTGTTCCCATGATGCACCGTACAGGTAAAGCCAACAGCTTGAATGTCTATGCGAAATCAATCATGCAAGTATTTGCATCTAATCGATTCATCTTTGCATTTCAGGTCTCTATGATTTTTACGATGACACAGAGAACAGGCTGTATGTGTTGAGCATGCCTTTGGCACATAAGAAGTCCAGCATGGTTTTCATTATGCCCTACCATTTGGAGCCTCTGGAGAGACTGGAGAAACTGCTTACTCGCAAACAGGTGGACACCTGGGTCAGCAAACTTGAGGAGAAAGCTATCGCCGTCTCTTTGCCTAAAGTTAGCATGGAAGTCAGCCATGACCTTCAGGTGAATTTTTTAGCTTAAAATTATTAGTCATCATTTATATAAAATTTATTCAGTGCATTAATATTTCTTCTGGTTTTGCAGAAACATCTCGGAGAGCTTGGTCTTACTGAGGCTGTGGACAAATCTAAGGCAGACCTGTCCAACATTTCTGGAAAGAAGGATCTCTACCTTGCCAATGTCTTCCACGCTTCCTCACTCGAGTGGGACACTGAGGGAAATCCTTTTGATACCAGCATTTACGGCAGTGAGAAGATCAGGAACCCCAAGCTTTTTTACGCTGACCATCCATTCATTTTCCTTGTTAAAGACAACAAGACCAACTCCATCCTTTTTATTGGCAGGCTAGTACGACCCAAAGGTGATAAAATGAGAGATGAATTGTAGTTGATAGTgaaaggtttaatatttcatgaTGTTTGATAATGACAATATTGTTATTTTATGGTGTGACTGTTACCTCAAATGCACATTCCAATGAATAATCTGTGTATGGTGAACTGCTCAGTAGATTCAAGAACAAAacattcaatttttttatacattagaGACAATACACTCCCTTAGGTAGTATATACAAATGTAGCCATAAGTTTGACATTGTTGGCATCAATCGTGTAGATTATTCAATCAGATACTATGCTTATATTAAGTGTAGTGCCATTGATGTTTGGATGTGGTATTGTGAAATTTATGAGTGCGCTTGTAGAGCATTACATTATGTGACATCTGTGTACTGCCATTTTTGCCTTATCTTTAATGTTTAAAGGGAAAAGGCATTGTGTTTCTCAAGCTCATCTAGTAGATTTCATGTTTACCCAACAAGAGTCTGTATTCCAGCCTGTCTTTCAAACATTTCAGTATGTCAGATGTCATGCTATGTTTCATGTTGTGTTTGCCATGTATGGCTTTTTGCATTTTTGGGAAAGTGtgcatatttttcttttaatttcaTGTTGTATGTTTTtcaataaatttaatttaaaacaatgatGTAtcctttagttttttttaagtggttGTAGGTGTTGCAAAGAAATGCTTttcctttaataaataaataaatgaatatgtcAAAATGTCTAGCGGTTAAAGGCACACTGCATTCCTAAAAGTTAAATCCTACTTTTTCGCACATGGTTTGTGTGTGACGTGGTAAATTCCTCTGTGCTCTTAAATGTGATGCTTTAACTTATGAGTTAAATTCATTTCAGTGTTGCATCATCTGCTTACCTGTTAAAAGACACAGATTTTCCAGACCCCACACTGTCTTTACGGTACCATAAACCCCTAAAATGTGAAGAATTGTAAGTGTCATCAAATCGAATGGGCCAGTGAGCTTTGTGGAAGTATACAATGGAGGGATTAGAGGCTGGAGTCAAGGGCTCACATGGTGATGGGAAAATCAGAAgaaggtaaaaaaaacacagtcaATGAGCAGATATGAGATTTGTCCGGACAGCGGATCAGGGCCGAAACTTTGTCAGGATAATCCAACATGAAAACTTGGGCTACACATAATTTGAAATTCAGAAATTAAAGAGTATTAAAAGAGTACTGCATTAGGCTATAGTACAATTGCTTTTGTAAGACCATAAGTGCAAAACCTTTATAATAGTGCCATCTTGTGGTAACAATACTGTCCATAATTTAGTTCACTTTTTTACAAAGAATTGTTAAAGCATCACATTATTGCTCTCATTATAAATCAATTACAATGGCAAATTTTACtataataacaaaaacaattttgttgCATTTAGtgtattagaaaatattaagatgcatttggttaaatttacccagaaagagtttatatttgacccaaaaaCATAGCATTTTCAGCATATGTTAAGTTACAACTGAACAGGTtgagtttgtcccttttttaCCCAGCGCTAGGTTGAAAGAATTTATAGTGTACTGTCATGCAAATGCTATCAATATTGAGGGGaaatgagatagtaaaaaataaatattattaccatttatttatttataagtcTGTGCTTTCGATTAATACGTTTGCTAAACTTAAAATGCATAAAGTGTTATTTTGAACAACTTATGTAAGGCAGTCAGATGTAAACACAGCTTACatatttaaaggtcacgttcttcctgatcccattttttaaaccctagttagtttgtaatgttgctgtaatagcatacctgtaaaaaaatgataaagctcaaagttcactgcaggcgatatattttctttaacagaattcacctTTCAAAACCGCAAACGGCCAGTTTGGATAACAGtcctacttcctgctttaatgatgtcagtcagtagaacagttttttttactaaactccgcccacaggaatcgccagctaagctaacggcaagctaagctgctttCGAAttacaacacactaaacaaactacacaatcagaacttgttacgtatttctgaaggagggacttataacaaggaagacatcagcctgttttgaggacagtgaaaacagcactATAGAGATAAGTACTGTAAATTGTGTGGAAAATAAtgctttttttacacgtgaaacatgaacatgctatattgcgcactgtaaacacaatcaaagcttcataAACACAGCAAGAACTGGACCTTTAATATAATCCCATTTATACACAACATATGTGCTTTATTTGAGACAGATAGGACCATTTAACAAACAGGTAAGTAACCTGTGAAAgatactgaaaataaaaatatatgtccATGAAAAGCAGATATCAAGTTTTAATTTGTGATGTAAATCTATAGTATAGCAAGGTACAACTAAAATAAAGGATACTTctgcatatataaatatattttgcataaatctATAGAATTCACAGAATTACTGCATTTCAATTTGCAAAATAGCAACTTATCAGACTCAGCATAAATTATCACATATTTCAGTCCATTTTATCAAACAATAAATTACCATAGGCTCACTTTAGTAATTGCTTGCAAATCAACCAGCTTCAGTCAATTTGGCCTTCACATCACTAGAATATTGCATTTGGTCTTTGCAACAGATGTCCATTAACCCAAATCTGATTATGTCACTATCCTCCTGCTTTTTGGTCAGACTAGATTAAAGTAAATCAATTAAAAAACATCTTTAAGAAGTAACGtgtgaaaaacacaaaatgtaaaaacaccTTCGGTATCGGATGCACACAGGGCCACTTCATTGTAGCCGAAACAGAGCAGGTGGGACAGATTCGGACCCtgggaaaaaatgacacttTCACTGACAACCCGTTCCTCAGCTGCTATTTCATTAGCGCTGTTGTTTCTGCTGTGCTAGGCAGAGTCGGATTATACAGACGCCAACAATCTCATTAAACAAGTCTGCAAGTAAGCTGCAGCGATACACACATGCTTGTAATGTCCTTTGTGTGGTTTCTTCTTGGTCATTTTTCTTTTTGcttctcaaattttgggcttgTCCACCTGCCTGTTGGCCTTGCGGAATATTGACTTGATTTCCTCTGTCACCATGTCTTTCCAGTTATCtctgaaagtaaaaaaaaaatataaattattttgaaCTTTTACAAATGCAAAAAGAAAGGAAGCCATGCGTGTTCAAATGTATGCACAAACATATGCATACAGTACATATGAACAAATTAACATGCAAATTTGGAAAAGCACCCAGCACAACACAATGTATGAAAAACACCACTGCACAACCACACAAAATACACCTAACtacataaaaacaacacaatatgcAACCTGCTACCTCCTTGCATGTGGCTATGCTTTTTTCTCAGCTTTCCTTCTCTTGTAATCCTCAATGTCCTCAGGACTCAAACCATGGTTGTCTTCCCTGATGCATAAATCCAATTATCCCAATACATAAATAATGGATCCCATTTATATGTACATAGAGAATTAATCTAAGCAATGAGAATTAATCTAAAAGCTATTATATAACATTGTAAAATAGTAATTGGTCCTTTAAAATAAAGTGCAACATTATAAATTGACGGCATGGTTTGTGGTTTAATACATCAGTTAACAAAAATGACACGAATTATGAAAATCTCACCCTGGTTTCATCTCTGGTGGTTTTGGCAAAGGCTTTGTGAAATTAGATTTTCCAACAAGCCAGTAAGTTTCTTCTATACCTTTACCCTAAAAACCCAAACAAAATATAACAGTAAATCAGttcatttaattaaatgttGGATGGTTATTATCCATAAAGCAAGCATTCATGTAGGTACCTTCAGCTCAGTCTTTCCTCTAACTTCTATTTTGTACCCATCGTTCAATGACCGAAGAATATTCACTGTACTAATGTTCACATGAATTCTGTAAGCTGAAGGAAAATCTACCATAAATTCATTGACAGATCTTCTCATTTCATcacagcacaaaaaaaaaagagacaTGAACATACGCAACCCTGTAGATTCCATACGAGAGGCTGTGTTGACTGTATCTCCAAAAAGGCAGTATCGAGGCATAGTTAAACCCACGACCCCAGCAACACATGACCCTAAATAGAGAGGAAATatgatttatgaaaaaagtaaaggCATAAGTGATGCATTACATCTTTTAGACTTACAATAACATCAGATGATAACAGATGAGTAAATGATTACCGGAATGAACGCCGATCCGTATCCTGACCGGTACTTCCGGCATGTGCCGCATCTTGAAGGATCCCACCGAGCTGAGAATGTTCAAGGACATGTTTGCAATCTCTGCCGCATGTTTGTTGCCATTCCTCTTCGGCAGCCCCGAAGCCACCATGTAGGCATCTCCAATTGTTTCGACCTATAATGAAGAGTGTTACATAGTTTCTCATAGAAATCTATACAGTTTTTTAATTAAGACATTCAAGCTTACCTTGTAGACATCATGGTTTCCCAGCACAGCGTCAAATAGAGTGTACAGATCATTAAGCAGGTCTACAACTTCGATTGGATCGCTAAGGGATGAGATGGTGGTGAAGCCCACAATGTCACTGAAGTAGATGGTGACCTGATCAAAATACTCTGGCTCGACGGAAACACCGGTTTTCAAAGCTTCTGCCACAGAACTGCCAAATAAATTAGTTTTATATACCATAGCAGCAACATGCAATAACACGTCATCTACATGCATTCCTTAAAGATTGCTGCAAAACATCCTTATGGTGTGACACCTGTATGCCATAACTGACCCAAGTAGGACACATTATGGTCCTTATACATCATTCCTCTTGGTCATAAAGATTGGATGATAAGAAAACTCAATTTCCAAAGTCAATAGGCATTGACAGATGGATAAAAATGAAGCTACAATTGATGTTCAAGCAATAAGTATGTGTGTATGAACTCACGGAGGAAGCATTTCAGCTAGAAGCTTCTCTGTCCTCTGCTTCTCCACCTCCAGCTCCTCCGTTCTTTCCCTAATCAGATCCTCCAGGTTAGAGGAGTACTGCTCCAGCATACGCAGCATTGAGTCAATGATATTGGTCTTTTTGCCCTTGTTGATGAGTTTGAACTGAGTACAGAAATATGAAAAGCATTATCGTTAAATGTGAAACAATTTAGATCTAATTTCATGTTAAGCACATCACATGCTCTTACGTCCTCACTGTACTACAAAGTAAGCT from Paramisgurnus dabryanus chromosome 8, PD_genome_1.1, whole genome shotgun sequence includes:
- the serpinh1b gene encoding serpin H1b, yielding MWVSSLIALCLVAVAVSGEDKKLSSHATSVADSSANLAFNLYHNVAKEKNLDNILISPVVVASSLGVVAMGGKSSTASQVKTLLKADSLKDEHLHTGLSELLTEVSDPEARNVTWKISNRLYGPSSVSFADDFVKNSKKHYNYEHSKINFRDKRSAISSINEWAAKSTDGKLPEVTKDVKNTDGAMIVNAMFFKPHWDEKFHHKMVDNRGFLVTRSFTVSVPMMHRTGLYDFYDDTENRLYVLSMPLAHKKSSMVFIMPYHLEPLERLEKLLTRKQVDTWVSKLEEKAIAVSLPKVSMEVSHDLQKHLGELGLTEAVDKSKADLSNISGKKDLYLANVFHASSLEWDTEGNPFDTSIYGSEKIRNPKLFYADHPFIFLVKDNKTNSILFIGRLVRPKGDKMRDEL